In Gossypium hirsutum isolate 1008001.06 chromosome D01, Gossypium_hirsutum_v2.1, whole genome shotgun sequence, the genomic window tcgaggaaaggaaaaagttcgggattagtagatttttgtatacgaacaagtatcgaggtaagttcgtgtaacctgaattattttcttaaatacttgaaatatatgttattgatatgaatatgatttaaatgttcatgttatgaaaattgatgaaacattggtatatttgataaaaagggggaagaaatctatgttgaatgaaagaaaattcgatggatctttgaaaaggaattgacggtaaaaaggatctagcccggacgggtgatcctattcttatatagccctcccgaagaatacgtgtaaaatggatttagcctgaacgagtaatctgaattagggtctgaatttagtctggactggtaattcagatccaagcttattgaagtaattgtcgttgcaggggctttagcctagactggtaatcccgacaatactctatgagtttatattacaggggatttagcctagactggtaatcctgctgcaaggatgaggttcacgggagtgtgctctctgaaatgaaaatatgcgcatatgaatatgaattgacggacccagaattgtacctctgaaaatccatcgaaattctaagaaattcaacgggataaatatgggaaataataagggtaatagaaaacatggaattgatgagctcataaaTCATTAATCTTTTTATTGAACTCATATGATGCTATTTGATTAATGTTTTGGTTGAGTTTGTGTGTGATAGGTAAATGGTaaattgaatggatgtatgaatatTAATTGTATTGTATCGAAAGTATTAGGTAAGTATacttcttgttacatgagcttactaagcacaacaTTCTTACCCTGTTTCTTTTTTCCTGGATTTATAGtattaagagctcggaggtcggattcggttggagacacatcacactatcaacctcaacaTTTTGGTATatcaagaaactttattttggaaattaatGGCTTGTATAAGttgataaagtaaatgttaatgtgaaatgaatgtaaagttagccattgaTATGGCTAACGAATCCTGGTTTTGGTATGTTATGAGGATATCTTCTGTATATGcgtaaatctatcttgaaaatatgttgaattggattggttgatttggtttaatctcgatgtatgttttgagcTTCGGAGGTCCATCTAAGGGACGTCataatatgttttaataaataaatagtatttaactcgtaataacAGAAAAATTAGTTTAGAAAACTCCAGTAATGaatcgtaccctattccagcaacgaatacgggtaggggttgTTACAGTTGCTCCACTCATCCTAGGTCCAACATCAAGTTCGGGACGAAAATTGCCAAAAAACTCTTAGAGGTGAAAGACCAGAAGGAGAATGGAGATTTGTGTGATGTAGCCAGCAAGCCACCACTTCCTTCAGCAACTGAAAGGCCTAGTGAGCCAACTGTGGGTTTGGAGTCCAATTTCAACAAGGTTTGGAGCTGTCTTCAAAAGGAACAAGTGGGAATTAGTGCCATATATGGCTTAGGAGGGGTTGGCAAGATAACCCTACTAAACCAAATCAATAGCAAATTCCATGATGCTACCCATGATTACCATCTCATTTGGACAGTTGCATCACAAGATCGGCCAATTGAGAGAGTCCAGGATCAAATTGCCAAAAGAATAGGCCTTTCTAATGAAGGTTGGAAATCTATTGAAGAGAAAGCTGAAGACATCTTCCAGGTATTATGTAAAAAGAAGTCTGCATTGTTGTTGGATGATATATGGGAATGGTTTGATCTCACAAGAGCTGGGGTACCTCTTCCAACACAAGAAAATGGCTCAAAGTCATTTTCATAACTCGACATGTGCTGTCAAATGCAACCGAAAATGCCTTACAATGGACCCATTGTGTcaataaaactttcaaaatcaaaGAAAGTGGGATCACAGAGAACTCTGTGCAATACAAGTCCATGGTTTTACGCACTTTACTCTGAAATTATCATCATTTTCACTATTAAAGTGCATGCCAACTTCCAACACTTTGTCTCTGTTTAACTGCCaattttctttctctgtttctgtTTACGAAAAAAATTCTTACTCTTTCATGTAACTCCATAAGCATCTTTGATCTATTCCTTGCTTCTATTTCCTGAAATTGTTGAACTCACTCTTCTAAAATCAAAACCAGGTATGGGTAATATCTTCTCAACCTCACTTTCACTCGATACCATCATTACCCGTTGCTGGGATTGTGCTGCTGGACAGGCAAGTTATTTATGCAACCTCGAAGATAACCTCCATGCTTTACAAGCTGAAGTAGCAAAACTGAAGGAGCTCAGGGGTGATCTGATGAGCAGGGTCAGAATTGCTGAAGATGAGCAGCAGCATAAGCGGCTAAACCAAGTGGAGGGTTGGCTTCAGAGGGCTGATCATGTGATAGCCGATGCTGATCAACTGAGTCGGGAAAGTCCTCAGCAAGTTGAAAAGTTATGTATAGGAAGTTGTTGTTCCAGGCATCCCAGGTCCACCCACAAGTTCGGGAAGCAAATTGCCAGAATACTCCAAGAGGTGAAACACTTGAAGGAGAATGGAGATTTCAGTGATGTGGCCTGCAAGCCACCACTTCCTTCCGCAACTAAACGACCTTCTGAGCCAACTGTGGGTTTAGAGTCCTATGTCAATCAGGTTTGGAGTAGTCTTCAAAAGGAACAAGTGGGAGTTATTGGCATATATGGCTTAGGAGGGGTTGGCAAGACAACCCTCCTAAACCAAATCAATAACAAATTCCATGATACTACCCATGATTACCGTGTCATTTGGGCAGTTGCATCACAAGATCGGCCAATTGAGAGAGTCCAGGATCAAATTGCCAAAAGAATAGGCCTTTCTAATGAAGGTTGGAAATCTATTGAAGAGAAAGATGATGACATCTTCAAGGTTTTATGGAAAAAGAAGTTTGCATTGTTGTTGGATGATATATGGGAATGGTTTGATCTCACAAGAGCTGGGGTACCTCTTCCAACACAAGGAAATGGCTCTAAAGTCATTTTCACAACTCGTCGTCTTGACGTGTGCTGTCAAATGCAACCGAACATGGATAATAATATCAAAGTGGAATGTTTACCACCAGGAGAAGCTTTCGAACTGTTTGAGGAGAAGGTTGGATCAGAAACCCTTCGAATGCATCCAGATATTTGCAAGTTAGCTGAAGCGGTGGTTGATGAGTGTGGAGGGCTACCTCTCGCTCTCATTACAATTGGGCGAGCCATGGCATCCAAGAAGACCCCTCCAGAATGGGAATATGCTATTGAAGTTTTAAGGCAATCAGCAGCCTCTGTGTTGCCAGGGGTAGGGAAAGAGATGTATCCCAAGTTAAAATTTAGTTATGACTGTTTACCTGATGAAAGGTTCAGATCTTGTTTCTTGTATTGTTCTTTATATCCAGAAGATTATCTCATCGAAAAAGATGAACTAGTACATTGTTGGATCAGGGAAGGACTTTTGGACGAGCATACCAATTTGAGCAATGCCAGAAACCAGGGACATTTCATTATAGGTTCTCTTATTGACGCATGCTTATTGGAGAAACGACAAAATAGTGTTAGTGTAAAAATGCACGATGTGATTCGCGACATGGCTTTGTGGATTGCTGGTGAATCTGAGAAGGAGAAGTTTTTTGTAAAATCAGGTGTTCAGTTAAAGGAACAACCGAAAGCTAAAAAGTGGGAAGAGGTAACAAGAATGTCGCTGATGGATAATCAAATTGAAAATCTAACTGAGATATTGGAATGTCCCAATCTCCAAACTTTGTTTCTTAGGAGGAATCGTTTGAAGGTAATCATGGAtgatttctttaatttcatgCCCATGCTAAGGGTTCTGGACTTGTCTAGAAATATGAATTTGGAAGAACTGCCAGTAGGAATTGCAAAGTTGGTTTCACTAGAACATCTCAATTTGTCACGGACAGGAATAAAAAAGTTGCCAGTCGAATTGAAGGCCCTAGCAAGGCTGAAATATTTGAATCTGGAGTGGACAGCGGATCTAGAAATGATCCCACAACAATTGATATCCAGTTTCTCCAAGTTGCAAGTACTAAAATTGGAGGGATGTGGCTATGGATGTTTATTGGTTTTGGAGGAAATGGagcatttaaaatatttgaatgtgTTGACTCTTTCTTTTAGAAGGGCTTCGGAGTTGGAAAAAGCTTTGAGGTTCAACAAGTTCTTTAGCTGTGCCATTGAACAAGTAAGCCTTCTAGATTTCAGAGATTCAAGATCATTGAATATTATGGCTTTAGCAAAACTGCAGCATCTATGTACTTTAAGGCTTTGGAGTTGTATGGATCTAGAGGAAGTGAAGATCGAACGTAACATAATTGAAGGTGCAGGATGCTTCCATAGCCTTCGATATGTAATCGTAGACGAATGCAATCATTTGAGGGATGTGAGTTGGGTAACTTTTGCTCCACATTTGGAAGAACTATGGATAGCTGAATGCAATGGTTTAAAAGAAATCATCAGTGAAGAAAAACTTGGTGAAGTCGCTGAGCTAAAAGgaaatttaaacttattttctAAGCTCGAAATTTTGATTCTAAATCGTCTGCCGAAACTAAAGACTATATACCACCATGCTCTGCCTTTCCCACATCTGAAGAAAGTATACATTATAGGATGCCCAA contains:
- the LOC107933062 gene encoding probable disease resistance protein At5g63020 translates to MGNIFSTSLSLDTIITRCWDCAAGQASYLCNLEDNLHALQAEVAKLKELRGDLMSRVRIAEDEQQHKRLNQVEGWLQRADHVIADADQLSRESPQQVEKLCIGSCCSRHPRSTHKFGKQIARILQEVKHLKENGDFSDVACKPPLPSATKRPSEPTVGLESYVNQVWSSLQKEQVGVIGIYGLGGVGKTTLLNQINNKFHDTTHDYRVIWAVASQDRPIERVQDQIAKRIGLSNEGWKSIEEKDDDIFKVLWKKKFALLLDDIWEWFDLTRAGVPLPTQGNGSKVIFTTRRLDVCCQMQPNMDNNIKVECLPPGEAFELFEEKVGSETLRMHPDICKLAEAVVDECGGLPLALITIGRAMASKKTPPEWEYAIEVLRQSAASVLPGVGKEMYPKLKFSYDCLPDERFRSCFLYCSLYPEDYLIEKDELVHCWIREGLLDEHTNLSNARNQGHFIIGSLIDACLLEKRQNSVSVKMHDVIRDMALWIAGESEKEKFFVKSGVQLKEQPKAKKWEEVTRMSLMDNQIENLTEILECPNLQTLFLRRNRLKVIMDDFFNFMPMLRVLDLSRNMNLEELPVGIAKLVSLEHLNLSRTGIKKLPVELKALARLKYLNLEWTADLEMIPQQLISSFSKLQVLKLEGCGYGCLLVLEEMEHLKYLNVLTLSFRRASELEKALRFNKFFSCAIEQVSLLDFRDSRSLNIMALAKLQHLCTLRLWSCMDLEEVKIERNIIEGAGCFHSLRYVIVDECNHLRDVSWVTFAPHLEELWIAECNGLKEIISEEKLGEVAELKGNLNLFSKLEILILNRLPKLKTIYHHALPFPHLKKVYIIGCPMLKKLPLNSNSAKGHRHIIEGEEGWWKDVEWEDESTKIAFLPTFKPHIL